From one Streptomyces sp. CA-210063 genomic stretch:
- a CDS encoding HypC/HybG/HupF family hydrogenase formation chaperone, translated as MCLAVPGRVLDIEERDGTRMATVDFGGVVKEVCLEYLPDLKVGEYAIVHVGFALQRLDEESARQTLELFAELGLLQEEFGDPWETAAEAAGSEPVEEVRNQ; from the coding sequence ATGTGCCTGGCGGTACCCGGCAGAGTGCTGGACATCGAGGAACGGGACGGCACCCGAATGGCCACCGTCGACTTCGGCGGCGTGGTCAAGGAGGTGTGCCTGGAGTACCTGCCCGACCTCAAGGTCGGCGAGTACGCCATCGTCCACGTCGGGTTCGCCCTCCAACGGCTGGACGAGGAGTCGGCGCGACAGACGCTCGAACTCTTCGCCGAACTCGGCCTGCTGCAGGAGGAGTTCGGCGACCCCTGGGAAACGGCGGCGGAGGCGGCGGGCTCGGAACCGGTGGAAGAGGTGCGCAACCAGTGA
- the hypD gene encoding hydrogenase formation protein HypD yields MKYIDEFQDPELARRLLDDIHATVTRPWALMEVCGGQTHSIIRHGIDQLLPDKIELIHGPGCPVCVTPLEVIDKALEIASRPEVIFCSFGDMLRVPGTGRDLFQVRGEGGDVRVVYSPLDALRIAQQNPDREVVFFGIGFETTAPPNAMTVHQARKLGIPNFSMLVSHVRVPPAIEAIMSSPSCRVQGFLAAGHVCSVMGMGEYPELAERFRVPIVVTGFEPLDILEGVRRTVRQLERGEHTVDNAYARAVRAEGNPAARAMLEDVFDVTDRAWRGIGVIPQSGWRLAPKYRAYDAEHRFSVEGIRTQEPAECRSGEVLQGLLKPHECEAFGTLCTPRTPLGATMVSSEGACAAYYLYRRLDMPAAKAQEATPVV; encoded by the coding sequence GTGAAGTACATCGACGAGTTCCAGGACCCGGAGCTGGCCCGCCGGCTGCTCGACGACATCCACGCCACGGTGACCAGGCCGTGGGCGCTGATGGAGGTGTGCGGAGGGCAGACGCACAGCATCATCCGGCACGGCATCGACCAACTCCTGCCGGACAAGATTGAGTTGATCCACGGACCCGGCTGTCCGGTGTGCGTGACTCCGCTGGAGGTCATCGACAAGGCTCTGGAGATCGCCTCCCGACCGGAGGTGATCTTCTGTTCCTTCGGTGACATGCTGCGTGTGCCGGGCACCGGACGGGATCTGTTCCAGGTCCGCGGAGAGGGCGGTGACGTGCGCGTCGTCTACTCACCGCTCGACGCGCTGCGGATCGCCCAGCAGAACCCGGACCGCGAGGTGGTGTTCTTCGGCATCGGCTTCGAGACGACCGCACCCCCCAACGCCATGACGGTCCATCAGGCCCGGAAGCTGGGCATCCCGAACTTCAGCATGCTGGTGTCCCATGTCCGCGTACCGCCCGCCATCGAGGCCATCATGTCGTCGCCGAGCTGCCGGGTGCAGGGCTTCCTCGCGGCCGGCCATGTCTGCAGCGTGATGGGCATGGGGGAGTACCCGGAACTGGCGGAGCGCTTCCGCGTGCCGATCGTCGTGACGGGCTTCGAGCCACTGGACATCCTCGAAGGCGTGCGCCGTACCGTCCGGCAGCTGGAACGCGGTGAGCACACCGTCGACAACGCCTACGCCCGTGCCGTTCGCGCGGAGGGCAACCCGGCCGCCCGGGCCATGCTGGAGGACGTCTTCGACGTTACCGACCGTGCCTGGCGCGGCATCGGGGTGATCCCGCAGAGCGGCTGGCGGCTGGCGCCGAAGTACCGCGCCTACGACGCCGAGCACCGCTTCTCCGTCGAGGGCATCCGCACGCAGGAGCCGGCCGAGTGCCGCAGCGGAGAGGTCCTGCAGGGGCTGCTCAAGCCGCACGAGTGCGAGGCCTTCGGCACTCTGTGCACGCCTCGTACGCCGCTGGGGGCCACCATGGTCTCCAGCGAGGGAGCCTGCGCCGCGTACTACCTCTACCGGCGGCTGGACATGCCCGCCGCCAAGGCCCAGGAGGCGACCCCCGTTGTCTGA
- the hypE gene encoding hydrogenase expression/formation protein HypE has product MSDTTDLPGPALDVEAWTCPAPLRDRPRVVMGHGGGGVLSAELVQQIFAPAFGGEVLAQMGDAAVLSVGGARLAFSTDSYVVRPLFFPGGSIGDLAVNGTVNDLAMSGARAAYLSCGFILEEGVELDVVTRVSEALGAAARTACVEVATGDTKVVEAGHGDGIYINTAGIGLVPAGVDLRPQRVVPGDVVIVSGAIGVHGVAVMSVREGLEFGVEIKSDCAALGGLVDAMLAVTPDLHVLRDPTRGGLAAALNEIAQASGTGVVIRERDVPVPPAVANACAILGLDPMYIANEGKLVAFVPREHADAVLGVMRAHPLGADSVIIGEAVEGHPGMVVARTGLGGTRVVDLPIGEQLPRIC; this is encoded by the coding sequence TTGTCTGACACCACCGATCTTCCCGGCCCCGCCCTGGACGTCGAGGCGTGGACGTGTCCGGCGCCCCTGCGGGACCGGCCGCGTGTCGTCATGGGCCACGGCGGCGGCGGAGTGCTCTCCGCCGAACTGGTCCAGCAGATCTTCGCGCCTGCCTTCGGGGGCGAGGTGCTCGCCCAGATGGGTGACGCCGCCGTCCTCTCCGTGGGCGGTGCCCGGCTGGCGTTCTCAACCGACTCCTACGTGGTGCGGCCACTGTTCTTCCCCGGCGGCAGCATCGGCGACCTGGCGGTCAACGGCACTGTCAACGACCTCGCCATGAGCGGCGCCCGCGCCGCCTACCTCTCCTGCGGATTCATCCTGGAGGAGGGCGTCGAGCTCGACGTGGTCACGCGAGTGTCCGAGGCGCTGGGCGCGGCCGCGCGCACCGCCTGTGTGGAGGTCGCCACCGGCGACACCAAGGTGGTGGAGGCCGGCCACGGCGACGGGATCTACATCAACACCGCGGGCATCGGTCTCGTCCCGGCGGGCGTCGATCTGCGCCCTCAGCGGGTCGTCCCCGGTGACGTCGTGATCGTCAGCGGCGCCATCGGCGTCCACGGGGTGGCGGTCATGAGCGTACGCGAGGGACTGGAGTTCGGAGTGGAGATCAAGAGCGACTGCGCGGCGCTCGGCGGCCTGGTCGACGCCATGCTCGCCGTCACCCCGGACCTGCACGTCCTGCGCGACCCCACCCGAGGCGGCCTGGCCGCCGCGCTCAATGAGATCGCGCAGGCCTCCGGCACCGGGGTAGTCATCCGGGAACGCGACGTCCCGGTCCCGCCGGCCGTGGCCAACGCCTGCGCCATTCTCGGACTGGACCCCATGTACATCGCCAACGAGGGCAAGCTGGTCGCCTTCGTCCCGCGCGAGCACGCCGACGCCGTCCTCGGGGTGATGCGCGCCCATCCTCTGGGCGCGGACTCCGTGATCATCGGTGAGGCCGTGGAGGGGCATCCCGGCATGGTCGTGGCACGGACCGGCCTGGGAGGGACGCGGGTGGTCGATCTGCCGATCGGGGAGCAACTGCCGCGGATCTGCTGA